A genomic window from Candidatus Bathyarchaeota archaeon includes:
- a CDS encoding DUF1743 domain-containing protein yields the protein MVKLHIGFDDTDSPNGGCTTYIAAILVEKLSNIGVTFLDYPRLIRLNPNVPWKTRGNGALCISVECDENLVPKIKKTVLETVETNSKLGYKETNPGIVFVFGEVPQQVKDFATKAKQSMLKVQDAIALANQVNAEIIKFKKGRGTIGGLAAIGEDLKEDHTFEIITYRSPENLTVPRQIQASSVKRMNENCPRTFNNMDPQTGRVLITPRGPDPILCGIRGETAQAVKDAYKMLIINEPVERWIIFRTNQGTDAHLRRVSTINQIQPHNPVVVKGVVSKAPEIIQGGHVIFGLKDETGEVDCAAYKPTVTLCNVARKMIQGDIIKVYGGIRELSTNQLTINLEKIHVLELVPKQMFVNPVCLECGKRMKSMGVNQGFRCDKCGFRSSGLTKIKVNEERDITTGLYITSPRSQRHLTKPHCRYGKEKSGKPDTMIKKWYQF from the coding sequence ATGGTTAAGCTGCACATTGGATTCGACGACACAGACTCACCAAATGGAGGCTGCACCACATACATTGCTGCTATTCTTGTTGAAAAATTAAGCAACATAGGTGTCACTTTTCTAGATTATCCAAGATTAATCAGGCTTAACCCAAATGTTCCATGGAAAACCCGTGGCAACGGAGCATTATGTATTTCTGTTGAATGTGATGAAAATCTTGTTCCCAAAATAAAAAAAACAGTTTTAGAAACAGTTGAAACCAACTCCAAACTAGGCTATAAAGAGACCAATCCGGGAATTGTTTTTGTTTTTGGAGAAGTTCCCCAACAAGTCAAAGATTTTGCAACAAAAGCAAAACAAAGTATGCTAAAAGTACAAGACGCCATAGCCCTTGCTAATCAGGTAAACGCTGAAATTATTAAATTCAAAAAGGGGCGAGGAACTATTGGGGGTCTAGCTGCCATCGGGGAAGATTTGAAGGAAGACCACACTTTTGAGATCATAACTTATAGATCTCCCGAAAATCTCACTGTACCTCGACAAATCCAAGCCTCATCAGTAAAAAGGATGAATGAAAATTGTCCCCGTACTTTTAACAATATGGACCCTCAAACAGGCAGAGTTCTCATAACGCCAAGAGGTCCAGATCCTATTCTTTGTGGAATCCGTGGAGAAACTGCACAAGCAGTAAAAGATGCTTACAAGATGCTTATAATAAATGAACCAGTAGAGCGATGGATAATTTTCCGTACAAACCAAGGAACTGATGCCCACCTGCGTAGGGTCAGCACTATTAACCAGATACAGCCCCACAATCCTGTAGTCGTGAAAGGTGTGGTGTCAAAAGCGCCTGAAATAATTCAAGGAGGTCATGTAATTTTTGGCCTTAAAGATGAAACAGGTGAAGTTGATTGTGCAGCTTACAAACCGACAGTTACTTTATGTAATGTTGCACGAAAAATGATACAAGGGGATATCATAAAAGTTTATGGTGGAATTCGTGAACTGTCAACAAATCAGCTAACGATTAATCTTGAGAAAATACATGTTTTGGAACTTGTTCCCAAACAGATGTTTGTTAATCCAGTTTGTCTTGAATGTGGGAAACGTATGAAGTCTATGGGTGTGAATCAAGGCTTTCGATGTGACAAATGTGGTTTTCGTTCTTCTGGCCTAACAAAAATTAAGGTCAATGAAGAACGGGATATCACGACTGGTTTGTACATTACCTCACCACGATCTCAGAGGCATCTAACAAAACCTCATTGTCGATATGGAAAAGAGAAATCGGGTAAACCTGACACGATGATAAAAAAATGGTACCAGTTCTAG
- a CDS encoding Lrp/AsnC ligand binding domain-containing protein — MPMAFVLINTEIGCESEVLNELRKIDAVKESYMVYGVYDVVAKVGADTMEKLKEIVTWNVRRLDKVRSTLTMIVIEGQK; from the coding sequence ATGCCTATGGCTTTTGTTTTAATAAACACGGAAATAGGATGCGAAAGTGAAGTCTTGAACGAATTACGAAAGATCGATGCAGTAAAAGAATCTTACATGGTTTATGGAGTCTATGATGTTGTAGCCAAAGTCGGCGCAGACACCATGGAAAAACTCAAAGAAATCGTCACATGGAATGTCCGGAGACTGGATAAAGTTCGGTCAACCCTAACAATGATTGTTATCGAGGGCCAAAAGTAA
- a CDS encoding TIGR00270 family protein gives MQCEVCGRKIFGTPIRGIIEGVQMTVCSQCGKLSEGFWEPKPQPKPRLNKSMSRQPVQVFSKRKPKASIPEMLEIADDYAHLIRQAREDFGLSHEDLGRKTQEKVSVIRKIESGKMIPDLGLAEKLEHTLKITLRVPVVESDNKFDSTSKPSGATLGDLINFELKKEGAKK, from the coding sequence TTGCAGTGCGAAGTTTGTGGTCGAAAAATTTTTGGCACCCCTATTCGGGGAATAATTGAAGGCGTTCAAATGACTGTTTGTAGTCAATGTGGCAAACTTAGTGAAGGTTTCTGGGAACCTAAGCCTCAACCTAAACCACGTTTAAACAAAAGCATGAGCCGTCAACCCGTTCAGGTTTTTTCGAAAAGGAAACCTAAAGCAAGCATTCCTGAAATGTTAGAAATTGCAGATGATTATGCCCATTTGATTAGGCAAGCCAGAGAAGATTTTGGATTAAGTCATGAAGATTTAGGTAGAAAAACCCAAGAAAAAGTTTCAGTTATCCGTAAAATTGAAAGTGGGAAAATGATTCCTGACCTTGGGCTTGCAGAAAAACTTGAGCACACTTTGAAGATTACTCTTCGTGTGCCTGTTGTTGAGTCTGATAATAAATTTGATTCAACTTCTAAGCCTTCTGGAGCTACTTTAGGTGACCTAATTAATTTTGAGTTGAAAAAAGAGGGGGCAAAAAAGTAA